Genomic segment of Pseudomonadota bacterium:
AGCGCAGTGGGTCTGCGCCGTACTTGTCGATCACGTCCATGGGAGTGACCACGTTGCCGAGCGATTTCGACATCTTCTCGCCCTTCAGATATACGAAGCCGTGGCCGAAGATGGTCCTGGGCAGCGGGACTCCGGCGCTCATGAGCATTGCGGGCCAGATAACGCAGTGGAAGCGCGTGATGTCCTTGCCTATCACATGCATGTCGGCCGGCCACCACCGGGCGAACTTTGCGTCGTCCCAGCCGTACCCCACTGCGGTGATGTAGTTGATGAGCGCGTCGAACCATACGTAGACGATGTGGTCCGGGTCGTCCGGCAGGGTGACGCCCCAGTCGAAGGTGGAGCGTGAGACGGAAATATCCTGCAGCCCCTCCTTGAGCAGCGAGACTATCTCGTTGCGCCTAATCTCCGGGAGGATGAAATCCGGGTTGTTCGTAATATGGTCGAGCAGCCGGTCGCGGTATTTCGACAGCGCGAAGAAGTAGTTCTCCTCGGAGAGCCACTTGGGCTTCGACTTGTGGTTGGGACACAGCCCATCCTCGAGGTCCTTCTCGGTGAGGAACGCCTCGCACGATTCGCAGTACCATCCCTCGTAGCGGGACCTGTAGATGTCGCCCCTGTCTATGATGGCCTTGAAGAGTTTCTTCACGCCTTTTTCGTGTTTCGGGTCCGAGGTCTGGATGAATCCGTCGTACGATACGTCGAGTCTCTTCCAGATATCCTCGAAGCGCTCCCGCATCTGGTCGCAGTACTCCTTGGGCGAGAGCCCCTTCTCCTTCGCCGCCTTCCAGACGTTGACCGAGTGCTCGTCGTTGCCCATCTGGAAGCGGACCTCGCGGCCCAGCATCCTGTTCCAGCGGGCGAGCACGTCGGCGCCGATCTTCTCGTAGGCGGTCCCTATGTGAGGGAGGCTGTTTACGTAGTCGATCGCCGTGGTGATGTAGAATTTATTTCTTCTCGGGTCCTTTGGCATTTATAGGTTCCCTGCGGCCCCTCTCCCTGCGCCTCCCGCGGCCGCCCATGCGCCTGCGTTCCTCGCCCTCCTCGCGCGCCTGCCTCGCCGCGCCTATGGCCGCCTCGCGCTCGTCCTGGGACATGGTCTGGCACTGGTCGCAGCTGATGCGCAGCTCACCGCCGCCGTAGAGCCTCACGGTGCACTCGCGCTTGAGGACGTTGTGTCCTATCACCTTTCCAGGCCCCTTGGGCGAGCGCACCGCGGCCCCGACCTTGGGCAGCCCGTGGCGGCACTCGTCGTAGGCGGCGCTCTCGTAGTCGAGGCAGCACTTGAGCTTCCCGCACATGCCGGTGAGCTTGGCGGGATTGGGCGCGAGCCCCTGGTGCTTGGCCATGGAGATCGATATGGATTTGAACTGGCGCAGGTGCGTGGAGCAGCACGTCGTGAGCCCGCACGGCCCTATGCAGCCGATCATCCTCGACTCGTCGCGGCTGCCCACCTGGCGCATCTCGATGCGCATGCGCAGAAGGCCGGCGAGGTCCTTGACCAGGGCCCTGAAGTCCACGCGGTCCTCCGCGAAGAACACGAAGACCGCCTTCTTGCCCCCCTCGGACATCTCAACGTCCACGAGCTTCATGGGGAGCGAGCGCGATTTGATCCGTTCGCGGCATGCCTTGAAGCACTCGAGCGCGCGTTCCCTCTGTCTCGCCGCCTCTTCCGCGTCCTCCTCGGTCAGCCTGCGGATGAGCTTTCTCGCGTTGTGCGGGAGCTCGGATTCGCGCGCCTCCCTGGGGGGCGCGGCGACGACGCCGAACGACGTCCCCTCCTCCGCCTCGACGAGCACCCTCTCGCCGCCCTTGAGGGTCGGGTCGTCGGTCAGAAAGGTGTAGATGTGCCCGGCGGTGCGGAACTTCACGCCGACCGCCAGCCTCTTCGGCGCGGCCTCTGCCTGCGCGGCCTCGGCTGCGGGCCGGCTCTCTGCGGGGGGCGTCTCCTGCATATTGTCGAAAAAAGAGCCCTGCTCGGCAGGGCCTCATCCTCCTTGGATCCGGCGTTCAGGAAGTCAGCGTAAACAGAAGATCCTCAAACATCAACTGTTTATTTGCGGCGGTCTCGGAGGCGATCCTCGCCCCGTTGATCCCCTCGATTGCCCGCATAAGCTTCGATTCGGCAAGGCGGCCCGCGAGGGCCTCCGCCTCGGGGTGTATCGCGAGCCCGGCGCTGCCCGTCGCCTTCACGCGCAGCATGTCCCTGCAGAGGCTCATGAGGATGTCAAAGACCAGCGGGAGCCTCTCCGGGCCCTGCGCGGCGAACGCCTGGGCCGCCTCCATTATGTCGGAGCTGGATGCCCTGGAGAAGAGGGGCAGGAAGCGACCCAGCACCTCGGCCACGAATTCCGGCTCGAGCCTGAGGGCGAGCCCCATGCTCCCGCCGGCGAGGCGGGCTATCCTGGTCGCCTCCGCAGGCTCCATCGAGCGGCGCCGGACGAGGGCCGCTGCGAGCTCCTCCTCGCCGAGGGGGGAGAATGCGACGAGCCGGCAGCGGGACCTTATCGTGGGCAGCAGCCTGTGTGGGAGCGGCGTGACGAGGATGAAGTGGGTCCGCTCCGGGGGCTCCTCGAGCGTCTTGAGCAGCGAGTTGGCCGCCTGCGGCATGAGCCTGTCCGCGCCGTCGATGATCGCGACCTTGGCCTGAGCCTCGAGCGGCTTGAAAATGAGCCTCTGCATCAGCTCCCTGACCGGGTCTGTCTTTATGCTGGTAACGGCACCCCGCTCCGACTCCTCGGGCTCCAGCAGGAAAAAGTCGGGGTGGTTGCCGGAGGCGAGCTTGCGGCACGAGAGGCATTCGCCGCAGGCGTCGTGGCCGCGCGATGGCGCTTCCGGGCAGAGGAGCGCGGCCGCGAACGCGTCCGCCGCAAGCCTCTTGCCGACGCCCGCAGGCCCCGCGAAGACGTAGGCGTTAGGGAGCCTCGCCGATTCCAGCGAGCGCCTGAGCTCCTCTATCTGCCTCTTGTGTCCGACTATCTTGGACCACATAAATGCCGTGACTAGTGACTAGTGACTAGTGACTAGTGACTAGTGACTGGTGACTGGTGACTGGTGACTGGTGAAGAAACTTTTCGACCGCGGCCAGGACCTTTTCGTGTATCTCCTCCACGGGCCCGAGGGCGTCGATCACAGCGATCCGGTCCGGCTCCTCCCGCGCGATCGAGAGGTATCCGTCCCTCACCCGCTCGTGGAACTCGAGCGCCTCCCGCTCGAATCGGTCGTGGCCCGGGACCGCTCCGCCTCGGGCGTTTCGGTCTATTGCGCGCGCGAGCCCGTCCCTCGCAGGCAGGTCCAGCAGCACGGTGAGCCCCGGAGCAAGCCCGCCCGTGGCGACCTGGTGGACCGCCTTTATGAGGGAGGGATCTATCCTTCGGGCCGCGCCCTGGTATGCGGTGGT
This window contains:
- the holB gene encoding DNA polymerase III subunit delta'; amino-acid sequence: MWSKIVGHKRQIEELRRSLESARLPNAYVFAGPAGVGKRLAADAFAAALLCPEAPSRGHDACGECLSCRKLASGNHPDFFLLEPEESERGAVTSIKTDPVRELMQRLIFKPLEAQAKVAIIDGADRLMPQAANSLLKTLEEPPERTHFILVTPLPHRLLPTIRSRCRLVAFSPLGEEELAAALVRRRSMEPAEATRIARLAGGSMGLALRLEPEFVAEVLGRFLPLFSRASSSDIMEAAQAFAAQGPERLPLVFDILMSLCRDMLRVKATGSAGLAIHPEAEALAGRLAESKLMRAIEGINGARIASETAANKQLMFEDLLFTLTS
- a CDS encoding dTMP kinase, which produces MRGAFITFEGIEGSGKSTQIGMLAESLSAKGLDVVVTREPGGTQIGEQIRAVLLDASHRGMTPITELMLYAAARHQHVEEVIEPALAGGRTVLCDRYADATTAYQGAARRIDPSLIKAVHQVATGGLAPGLTVLLDLPARDGLARAIDRNARGGAVPGHDRFEREALEFHERVRDGYLSIAREEPDRIAVIDALGPVEEIHEKVLAAVEKFLHQSPVTSHQSLVTSH